A stretch of Endozoicomonas sp. SCSIO W0465 DNA encodes these proteins:
- a CDS encoding DUF547 domain-containing protein: MARCVVSALLLLFSLFSVAVQAVPSPDRWSYWDKVDKNSEKVVDHSEWQKFLDRYVKLSESTGMFMVEYGRVTKTDKERLDTYLHAIAQQDPRTLNRNEQQAYWINLYNALTVDLILDYYPVKSITRLGKGWFRMGPWKDELIKIAGQNISLHDIEHRILRPIWNNPRIHYALNCASIGCPDLLPDPFQGRRIDDQLADAARRFINQKKGAAFVNGRLVLSSIFDWYEDDFIDEDGVLKESNCSAPPHKSGIF; the protein is encoded by the coding sequence ATGGCCAGATGCGTCGTTTCTGCCCTGCTCTTATTGTTCAGTTTGTTCAGCGTTGCTGTTCAGGCGGTTCCATCCCCGGATCGCTGGTCATATTGGGATAAGGTTGACAAAAACAGTGAGAAGGTTGTCGATCACTCAGAATGGCAAAAATTTCTTGATCGCTATGTGAAGCTCTCTGAATCAACCGGAATGTTCATGGTTGAGTATGGTCGTGTTACAAAAACAGACAAGGAACGATTAGATACTTATCTCCACGCTATAGCGCAACAGGACCCCAGAACGCTTAACCGCAATGAGCAGCAGGCCTATTGGATAAACCTCTATAATGCGTTAACCGTTGATCTGATCCTTGATTACTACCCGGTAAAATCCATAACCCGGCTGGGAAAAGGATGGTTCCGTATGGGGCCATGGAAGGATGAACTTATTAAGATTGCCGGTCAAAATATCTCCCTGCATGACATTGAACATCGGATTCTCCGCCCTATCTGGAACAATCCCCGAATTCACTATGCCTTAAACTGCGCCAGTATTGGTTGCCCTGATTTATTGCCAGATCCGTTTCAGGGGAGAAGGATTGACGATCAGTTGGCAGACGCTGCCAGGCGGTTTATCAATCAGAAAAAAGGAGCTGCTTTTGTCAATGGCCGTCTTGTGCTTTCCAGCATTTTTGATTGGTATGAAGATGACTTTATTGATGAGGATGGTGTTTTAAAAGAGAGTAACTGTTCAGCACCCCCACATAAATCTGGAATTTTCTGA
- a CDS encoding ISNCY family transposase, which produces MRKKRNPQCSMELHYVPHEICSQLSGISQWLDAHPQFNDWIYEDLSSGDKQNTGRNGLSAESVLRAALLKQYLNCDYDYLSFVLMDSMLFRDFCRLEPNQRPSRSSLHGLISLLTASTWERINNCQLMTAKDQGIEKGRTVAIDSTVTESDIKPPCDSDLLASSVKEICRLLERGQTLTATPLYEYTHHNRAVKDAARKCIYAGKEERHQHYKKLLQLTRKSRKVLIEATVTLANARQQGQCLLADDADKWQADVDHLLPLVDAIVSQTERRVFKGEKVPAQEKVVSLYEPHTDIIVKDRRQVQYGHKLNLVQGKSRLILDLVIEEGNPADSDQFIPMMERQKEIYGRVPRQTSGDGGYACRANLEKAKAMGISDVAFNKKRGLEVEEMTKSQYVYKTLFRFRAGIEAGISWLKRCFGLSRCHCKGSERFDSHCWLSVVCYNLVILARHPAPS; this is translated from the coding sequence ATGCGCAAAAAACGCAACCCGCAGTGTAGTATGGAACTCCATTACGTACCTCATGAAATCTGCTCCCAGCTTTCCGGTATCTCGCAATGGCTTGACGCCCATCCACAGTTCAATGACTGGATTTATGAGGACTTAAGTTCTGGTGATAAACAGAACACTGGGCGGAACGGACTATCAGCAGAATCCGTTCTTCGTGCGGCACTCCTGAAACAGTATTTGAATTGTGATTATGACTACTTGTCGTTTGTTTTGATGGACTCCATGCTCTTTCGAGACTTTTGTCGCCTCGAACCAAACCAGCGCCCCAGTCGCTCCAGTTTGCATGGGCTCATCAGCCTTCTTACTGCATCTACATGGGAACGGATTAATAACTGTCAGCTAATGACCGCTAAAGATCAGGGTATTGAAAAAGGGCGCACTGTGGCTATTGACAGCACAGTCACCGAATCGGATATCAAACCTCCTTGCGACAGTGATCTTTTAGCCAGTTCCGTTAAAGAAATTTGTCGGCTGCTGGAACGGGGACAAACACTGACAGCGACACCGCTTTATGAATATACCCATCACAACCGAGCCGTAAAAGATGCGGCCAGAAAATGCATCTACGCTGGCAAAGAAGAGCGGCATCAGCATTATAAAAAACTGCTGCAGTTGACCCGAAAATCCCGGAAGGTACTTATCGAAGCTACTGTCACGCTAGCAAACGCCCGTCAGCAGGGGCAGTGTCTCCTGGCTGATGATGCCGACAAGTGGCAGGCCGATGTGGATCACCTGTTACCCCTGGTGGATGCAATAGTCTCCCAGACAGAGCGCAGGGTCTTTAAGGGTGAAAAGGTGCCAGCCCAGGAAAAAGTGGTTAGCCTGTATGAACCCCATACGGATATCATCGTAAAAGACAGGCGGCAAGTACAGTATGGCCATAAACTGAACCTGGTTCAGGGAAAAAGTCGATTGATCCTGGACCTGGTTATTGAGGAAGGTAACCCAGCGGATTCGGACCAATTCATTCCGATGATGGAAAGACAAAAAGAAATTTATGGTCGTGTACCTCGCCAGACAAGCGGTGACGGCGGATACGCGTGTCGCGCTAATTTGGAAAAAGCCAAGGCCATGGGAATCAGCGATGTAGCTTTTAATAAGAAGCGCGGACTTGAAGTCGAAGAGATGACTAAAAGTCAGTATGTGTATAAAACGCTCTTTCGCTTCCGGGCAGGTATTGAAGCGGGAATTTCGTGGCTAAAGAGATGTTTTGGGCTATCACGTTGCCACTGCAAGGGTTCTGAGCGTTTTGATTCTCATTGCTGGTTATCGGTGGTCTGTTACAACCTGGTGATTCTGGCCAGACACCCGGCACCATCCTGA
- a CDS encoding Yip1 family protein, with product MILSHFWGLLTEPDNEWISIRKNPPGLIQLYLGQIIWLAALPAFCTYMGTTLVGWSLPGSINVVRLTPESALWMAILAWMAMICGVAVMSWFIHWMSSNFNSDPSLTDCTAFTCYTAYPLFLIGICGLYPSLWLAIIAGTVAVSATAYLLYSGLHIFMKIPQEQGFIYASSVLCIGLVVLVSIMITTVIFWGMGIGPEYVQSY from the coding sequence ATGATCCTAAGCCATTTCTGGGGCTTGCTCACTGAGCCCGACAACGAATGGATCAGCATTCGGAAGAATCCGCCCGGGCTGATCCAGCTTTACCTTGGTCAAATCATCTGGCTGGCAGCCTTACCCGCTTTCTGCACTTACATGGGTACGACGCTGGTTGGCTGGAGCCTTCCCGGAAGTATCAATGTGGTCAGACTCACACCGGAAAGTGCCCTGTGGATGGCCATCCTGGCCTGGATGGCAATGATTTGCGGGGTTGCCGTCATGAGCTGGTTTATCCACTGGATGAGTAGTAACTTCAACAGTGATCCTTCACTGACCGATTGCACGGCATTTACCTGCTATACTGCCTACCCACTCTTTCTGATCGGTATCTGCGGCCTCTATCCATCGCTTTGGCTGGCTATTATTGCCGGTACTGTTGCTGTCTCTGCCACAGCCTATCTTCTGTACAGTGGTCTCCATATTTTTATGAAAATTCCTCAAGAGCAGGGCTTTATCTATGCCAGTTCGGTTCTCTGTATTGGATTGGTCGTTCTGGTGTCCATCATGATCACTACCGTTATTTTCTGGGGTATGGGCATTGGGCCTGAATATGTCCAGAGTTATTAA
- a CDS encoding DUF6444 domain-containing protein, with protein sequence MIPELPATMSAEILLKENAELRMRVACLEERCRELEEKVGKNSQNSSKPPSSDGYQKPCKNSNSPDHSDDLSADKGTDPSDEKPNPKSLRQSSGNKAGGKKGHQGTCLKQVDIPDYIEYLPVKECNKCQASPRL encoded by the coding sequence ATGATTCCAGAACTACCCGCAACTATGTCGGCTGAGATTCTCTTGAAAGAGAATGCAGAGCTGCGGATGAGAGTTGCCTGTCTGGAAGAGCGATGTCGAGAATTGGAAGAAAAGGTTGGCAAGAACAGTCAAAACAGCAGCAAGCCGCCATCGTCTGATGGTTATCAAAAACCTTGTAAAAACAGTAATTCTCCAGATCATTCTGACGACCTTTCCGCAGATAAAGGTACCGATCCATCGGATGAAAAACCCAATCCTAAAAGTCTGAGACAGTCTTCTGGTAATAAAGCCGGTGGAAAGAAAGGGCATCAGGGCACTTGTCTTAAACAGGTCGATATCCCTGACTATATTGAGTACCTTCCGGTTAAAGAATGCAATAAATGTCAGGCGTCTCCTCGACTTTAG
- a CDS encoding transposase produces the protein MFEPGRPGEFEVTAHRAEVKICTCGCRNQAEFPEGVTAAAQYGSATQAMAVYLNQYHFLPFKRVSEYFNTLYKMSVSAGTVANFVARTYENLASTEEVIRDALRESSVAGADETGMRAEGSLHWLHVMRDEQWTLYYLSGNYSALSKGILQ, from the coding sequence GTGTTTGAACCAGGGAGACCGGGTGAATTTGAAGTAACGGCCCATAGAGCTGAAGTAAAAATCTGCACTTGTGGTTGTCGGAATCAGGCTGAATTCCCGGAAGGTGTTACCGCTGCCGCACAATATGGCTCAGCCACACAGGCTATGGCCGTCTATCTTAACCAATACCATTTCCTGCCTTTTAAGCGCGTGTCAGAGTATTTTAATACTCTCTATAAAATGAGTGTAAGTGCAGGCACTGTCGCCAATTTTGTGGCCAGAACCTATGAAAATCTGGCTTCTACTGAAGAGGTTATTCGTGACGCCTTGCGGGAATCGTCTGTTGCCGGAGCCGATGAAACGGGTATGCGGGCCGAGGGCTCTTTGCACTGGCTACACGTTATGCGGGATGAACAATGGACGCTCTACTACTTGTCTGGTAACTATTCAGCACTGAGCAAAGGCATATTACAGTAA
- a CDS encoding IS66 family transposase: MIPELPATMSAEILLKENAELRMRVACLEERCRELEEKVGKNSQNSSKPPSSDGYQKPCKNSNSPDHSDDLSADKGTDPSDEKPNPKSLRQSSGNKAGGKKGHQGTCLKQVDIPDYIEYLPVKECNKCQASLLDSEPVKYIERQVFEPGRPGEFEVTAHRAEVKICTCGCRNQAEFPEGVTAAAQYGSATQAMAVYLNQYHFLPFKRVSEYFNTLYKMSVSAGTVANFVARTYENLASTEEVIRDALRESSVAGADETGMRAEGSLHWLHVMRDEQWTLYYLSEKRGREAMDTMGILLTFAGVLVHDHWKSYFAYAATHVLCNAHHLRELLGVVDRDSNQLALRLMKLLRLSWHYCKGFKTIGMLQMPSVVCERIEKIYDRLLQRALMKEVVYMEKQREELKRKKVKNTKAYNLFKRLTEFKAETLRFMSDFTIPFDNNGSERDVRMAKLKQKISGCFRSADGGSMFARIRSYLSSARKQGMDIYQSLHRAVRNYCNMPLLSAE; encoded by the coding sequence ATGATTCCAGAACTACCCGCAACTATGTCGGCTGAGATTCTCTTGAAAGAGAATGCAGAGCTGCGGATGAGAGTTGCCTGTCTGGAAGAGCGATGTCGAGAATTGGAAGAAAAGGTTGGCAAGAACAGTCAAAACAGCAGCAAGCCGCCATCGTCTGATGGTTATCAAAAACCTTGTAAAAACAGTAATTCTCCAGATCATTCTGACGACCTTTCCGCAGATAAAGGTACCGATCCATCGGATGAAAAACCCAATCCTAAAAGTCTGAGACAGTCTTCTGGTAATAAAGCCGGTGGAAAGAAAGGGCATCAGGGCACTTGTCTTAAACAGGTCGATATCCCTGACTATATTGAGTACCTTCCGGTTAAAGAATGCAATAAATGTCAGGCGTCTCTTCTTGATAGTGAGCCGGTCAAATATATTGAACGACAGGTGTTTGAACCAGGGAGACCGGGTGAATTTGAAGTAACGGCCCATAGAGCTGAAGTAAAAATCTGCACTTGTGGTTGTCGGAATCAGGCTGAATTCCCGGAAGGTGTTACCGCTGCCGCACAATATGGCTCAGCCACACAGGCTATGGCCGTCTATCTTAACCAATACCATTTCCTGCCTTTTAAGCGCGTGTCAGAGTATTTTAATACTCTCTATAAAATGAGTGTAAGTGCAGGCACTGTCGCCAATTTTGTGGCCAGAACCTATGAAAATCTGGCTTCTACTGAAGAGGTTATTCGTGACGCCTTGCGGGAATCGTCTGTTGCCGGAGCCGATGAAACGGGTATGCGGGCCGAGGGCTCTTTGCACTGGCTACACGTTATGCGGGATGAACAATGGACGCTCTACTACTTGTCTGAAAAGCGAGGTCGTGAGGCCATGGACACGATGGGCATACTGCTAACATTTGCAGGCGTTCTGGTTCATGATCATTGGAAATCCTATTTTGCATATGCGGCAACTCACGTACTTTGCAATGCCCATCACCTGAGGGAGCTTTTGGGTGTTGTTGATAGGGACAGCAATCAACTGGCGTTGCGATTGATGAAGCTACTGAGGCTTTCCTGGCATTACTGCAAGGGCTTTAAGACCATAGGTATGCTACAGATGCCAAGTGTTGTCTGTGAACGAATCGAGAAGATTTATGACCGGTTGCTTCAGCGGGCTCTAATGAAAGAAGTCGTCTATATGGAGAAGCAACGAGAGGAGCTTAAGCGCAAGAAAGTCAAGAATACTAAAGCTTACAATCTCTTCAAACGACTCACTGAGTTCAAGGCTGAGACACTGCGCTTCATGTCAGATTTTACCATTCCCTTCGATAACAATGGCAGTGAGCGGGATGTTCGAATGGCCAAGTTAAAGCAGAAAATCTCAGGCTGCTTCAGGAGTGCAGACGGTGGTTCTATGTTTGCACGGATTCGCAGCTATTTGTCGTCTGCCAGAAAACAGGGAATGGACATATATCAATCACTTCATAGAGCTGTTCGGAATTACTGTAATATGCCTTTGCTCAGTGCTGAATAG
- a CDS encoding DUF547 domain-containing protein: MTLTYINSDSLHFGFANLWRQVKAFTLFGFLLIVPDLAMAAPASRYWAIWDNSNPDSSLVINHHLWQEILDAYLVLRPDGNRFRYRAVSQEDRDKLKQYLMEISSLDPRTYAKAEQKAYWINLYNALTVDLVLEHYPVKSITKIGPWYRFGPWDMDVTRVAGQQLTLNDIEHRILRPLWEDSRIHYAVNCASMGCPDLSATVFTAANTDHLLDELASRFIRQEKGMSWVDGRLTLSRIYEWYEKDFVDQEGVVLHLLRFASRSNAIRLKKYTGIIQYQYDWGLNELK, from the coding sequence ATGACCCTAACTTATATCAATTCTGATTCGCTTCATTTTGGCTTTGCAAATTTATGGAGGCAAGTAAAAGCATTTACGCTTTTTGGCTTCTTACTCATCGTTCCGGACCTGGCCATGGCAGCCCCTGCCAGCAGGTACTGGGCAATCTGGGACAACAGCAACCCGGATTCTTCCCTGGTGATCAACCACCACCTCTGGCAGGAGATACTGGATGCTTATCTGGTACTTCGTCCGGATGGAAACCGCTTTCGCTACAGGGCTGTCAGTCAGGAAGATCGTGACAAGCTCAAGCAATACCTTATGGAAATATCCTCTCTGGATCCAAGGACGTACGCAAAGGCAGAGCAGAAAGCTTATTGGATCAATCTCTACAACGCATTAACGGTTGATCTGGTGCTCGAACACTACCCGGTTAAATCCATTACCAAAATTGGCCCGTGGTATCGCTTTGGTCCGTGGGATATGGATGTCACCCGTGTAGCAGGCCAACAGCTGACTTTGAACGATATTGAGCACAGGATTCTCAGGCCACTATGGGAAGATAGCCGGATTCATTATGCGGTGAACTGTGCCAGCATGGGTTGTCCGGATTTGTCGGCAACGGTCTTTACAGCTGCCAATACCGATCACTTGCTTGATGAACTTGCCAGCCGCTTTATCCGACAGGAAAAAGGCATGAGCTGGGTAGATGGCAGGCTGACACTATCCCGTATCTATGAATGGTATGAAAAGGATTTTGTTGATCAGGAGGGGGTTGTTTTACACCTGCTCAGGTTTGCTTCCCGGAGTAACGCCATACGACTCAAAAAATACACAGGTATTATTCAGTATCAGTATGACTGGGGATTGAATGAGCTGAAGTAG
- a CDS encoding TraR/DksA family transcriptional regulator, producing the protein MTDHDKLQKWLLARRDELNTRLGKIKKDASRKNSADWSEQAQERENDEVIDALGNEAVIELGKINRALDRMNEGDYGFCLSCGKDIPVQRLEVMPYADLCVKCAEARGL; encoded by the coding sequence ATGACAGATCATGATAAGTTGCAAAAATGGTTGCTGGCTCGCAGGGATGAGCTGAATACGCGTCTGGGCAAAATTAAAAAAGATGCCTCCCGTAAAAACAGCGCAGACTGGTCTGAACAGGCCCAGGAACGGGAGAATGATGAAGTTATTGATGCGCTTGGGAATGAGGCGGTTATTGAGCTCGGTAAAATTAACCGGGCTCTTGATCGCATGAACGAAGGAGATTACGGATTTTGTTTATCCTGCGGCAAGGACATTCCGGTTCAGCGTCTGGAAGTTATGCCTTATGCTGACCTGTGCGTTAAATGCGCAGAAGCCCGCGGCCTATAG
- a CDS encoding transposase, with translation MTKFEMVAMLTSDHQVILRELASYTTFLAGALSSTAVPTFCELLFGCMLSADGFVTQALLTIDFHCVWSSYHHWLSQGKWQWKNLARHLIRLVCSKAPENQPVVLGLDDWVIERFSDKAPACRTHHQHSKKRNRPTYIWGQCWVSLAIIFERAADEVFTAIPVISFPTPASGNTSKLKIAVAMLRVVRNEVKDRVLRLLTDCWYMNWTLIKPALEMNIEVVGQIPSNRALYALPPAPTVKKRGRPKKYGIKMTTEQVKKLPEEKATVWMYGKFRKIRYRTLICRARFLKGREVRVVWSRFENDKGLTESRIFISTNPELEGLEVLRAYSRRWPVEPMFHQLKHAFGCCHLWQQKLRTLLRWMHLKMAGYALLQLLTVCKNQACLNISRIPWRSPDTTTAGMMKIALSGIIPRFSIRKGWNRYKQKYEFNFRDLIDQLIPDNSEAA, from the coding sequence ATGACGAAATTCGAGATGGTTGCCATGCTCACTTCAGATCATCAAGTAATCCTCAGGGAGCTCGCTTCATATACAACCTTTCTTGCTGGAGCGCTATCATCAACTGCAGTACCAACGTTCTGCGAACTGCTGTTCGGTTGCATGCTTTCAGCCGACGGCTTTGTTACACAGGCGTTGTTAACAATTGATTTTCATTGTGTGTGGAGCAGCTACCACCACTGGCTATCTCAGGGCAAGTGGCAATGGAAGAACTTGGCACGCCACTTGATCCGTCTGGTCTGCTCCAAAGCTCCTGAGAATCAACCTGTGGTCCTGGGGCTTGATGACTGGGTAATCGAACGGTTTTCCGACAAAGCCCCTGCTTGTCGTACACATCATCAACACAGCAAGAAACGCAATCGGCCGACGTACATCTGGGGGCAGTGTTGGGTTTCCCTGGCCATCATATTTGAGCGGGCTGCAGATGAAGTATTTACCGCCATACCGGTGATCTCATTTCCGACACCAGCTTCAGGTAACACCAGCAAACTGAAAATTGCCGTGGCCATGCTCAGGGTGGTACGCAATGAAGTGAAGGATCGAGTGCTACGCCTGCTAACCGATTGCTGGTATATGAACTGGACACTGATAAAGCCAGCTCTGGAAATGAACATAGAAGTTGTTGGTCAGATACCTTCAAATCGGGCCCTCTATGCTTTGCCGCCAGCACCCACCGTAAAGAAGCGAGGGCGCCCAAAAAAGTACGGCATCAAGATGACGACAGAACAGGTTAAGAAACTGCCGGAAGAAAAAGCAACAGTATGGATGTACGGCAAATTTCGCAAAATACGTTATCGTACCCTGATCTGTCGCGCCAGATTCCTTAAAGGTCGTGAAGTACGCGTCGTCTGGAGTCGCTTTGAAAATGACAAAGGTCTGACCGAAAGCAGAATATTCATCTCGACCAATCCGGAACTTGAGGGACTGGAGGTGCTTCGTGCCTATTCCCGGAGATGGCCGGTAGAGCCAATGTTTCACCAACTCAAACATGCTTTTGGCTGTTGCCATTTATGGCAGCAGAAATTGCGAACACTGCTTCGATGGATGCATTTGAAAATGGCAGGCTATGCATTATTGCAGTTATTAACCGTTTGTAAAAATCAGGCATGTCTGAATATTTCTCGGATACCCTGGAGAAGCCCGGATACAACCACTGCAGGCATGATGAAAATTGCTCTTTCAGGAATTATTCCGAGGTTCTCTATTCGCAAGGGCTGGAACAGATATAAGCAAAAATATGAGTTCAATTTTCGCGATCTGATCGACCAGTTAATACCGGATAATTCAGAAGCAGCATAA
- a CDS encoding adenine phosphoribosyltransferase — MHTNESSSVQVYLRSQIRTIPNWPHEGILFRDITTLFENPEAWRKTVDVMVQRYERQAFDRIGALDARGFLLGSTLAYILNKPLVLFRKKGKLPGKTLCVEYDLEYGKAVLEMHEDTVKAGEKILLMDDLIATGGTLLAADQLIRNAGASILEAAAIINLPDLKGADKLNAAGIPTYTLCSFEGE; from the coding sequence ATGCATACAAACGAAAGCTCATCCGTTCAGGTATATCTGCGATCCCAAATCAGAACCATACCGAACTGGCCTCATGAAGGTATCCTGTTCAGGGATATCACCACGCTGTTTGAAAACCCGGAAGCATGGCGCAAGACCGTAGATGTCATGGTTCAGCGTTATGAGCGTCAGGCTTTTGATCGTATTGGCGCTTTGGATGCCCGTGGTTTCCTGCTTGGCTCGACACTGGCCTATATCCTGAACAAGCCACTGGTACTGTTTCGTAAGAAAGGTAAACTACCCGGTAAAACCCTCTGTGTTGAGTATGACCTTGAGTATGGAAAAGCCGTGCTGGAAATGCATGAAGACACCGTTAAGGCTGGTGAAAAAATCCTGTTGATGGATGATCTTATCGCCACCGGCGGCACTTTGCTGGCAGCAGATCAGTTGATCCGAAATGCCGGGGCCAGCATTCTGGAGGCCGCTGCCATTATCAACCTGCCCGACCTCAAAGGTGCTGATAAACTCAATGCGGCCGGCATTCCAACCTACACCCTGTGCAGTTTTGAAGGCGAATAA
- the ttcA gene encoding tRNA 2-thiocytidine(32) synthetase TtcA: protein MTTTNLTGSEKYSFNKLQKKLRRLTGKAIEDFNMIEDGDRVMVCLSGGKDSYTMLHILMSLQKSAPIHFELIAVNLDQKQPGFPEHVLPDYLDGLGIPYHIINRDTYSVVREKVPEGKTTCGLCSRLRRGTLYAFAEDIGATRIALGHHKDDIVETMFLNMFYGSRLSAMPPKLRSDDGRNILIRPLAYCREKDITRFSEQLEFPIIPCNLCGSQENLQRQNIKAMLAEWERKHPSRIESIFTAMQNIAPSQMADTELFDFKHLELDRNGKRKDYEHADNQTVFSGNINILEKGNGVQVINFEP, encoded by the coding sequence ATGACGACGACCAACCTGACTGGTTCTGAAAAATACAGTTTCAATAAACTACAGAAAAAACTCAGACGCCTGACCGGAAAAGCCATCGAAGACTTTAATATGATCGAAGATGGCGATCGGGTTATGGTTTGCCTGTCGGGTGGTAAAGACAGCTACACCATGCTGCATATCCTCATGAGCCTGCAAAAAAGTGCGCCAATCCATTTTGAACTTATTGCCGTTAATCTGGATCAGAAGCAGCCCGGTTTTCCGGAGCATGTCCTGCCTGACTACCTTGACGGGCTGGGGATACCGTATCACATCATCAATCGGGACACTTATTCGGTCGTCAGGGAAAAAGTGCCTGAGGGTAAAACAACCTGCGGCCTTTGCTCACGCCTGAGAAGGGGGACTCTGTATGCTTTTGCAGAAGATATTGGGGCGACCAGAATTGCCCTTGGTCATCACAAGGATGACATCGTAGAAACCATGTTCCTGAATATGTTTTATGGTTCAAGATTGTCTGCCATGCCGCCAAAGCTGCGCTCTGATGATGGTCGCAACATCTTGATTCGTCCTTTGGCGTATTGTCGCGAAAAAGATATAACCCGCTTCTCAGAGCAGCTGGAGTTCCCGATTATTCCCTGTAACCTGTGTGGCTCCCAGGAAAACCTGCAACGACAAAACATCAAGGCCATGCTGGCTGAATGGGAAAGAAAGCACCCCAGTCGCATTGAGTCCATTTTTACGGCAATGCAGAATATTGCGCCCTCACAAATGGCCGATACAGAACTGTTTGATTTCAAACATCTGGAGCTTGACCGCAATGGCAAGCGAAAGGATTATGAGCATGCTGATAATCAGACCGTCTTCTCAGGCAATATCAATATTCTTGAGAAGGGTAATGGTGTTCAGGTGATCAATTTCGAGCCTTGA
- a CDS encoding glucosaminidase domain-containing protein, translating to MLNKIDKVMLGVLLALPLVSLGIHYQDADEAAVASEPVAVAEVETLSVLAIPDFASMVDVKAKKRAFFGFLLPIVQQENDTILQHRQRIIALSSLSALTEQDQSWLADMGRKYRLPDIATFDARFFAALLSRVDTIPASLALAQSANESAWGTSRFARQGNNFFGQWCFTPGCGIVPAARPAGETYEVQMFEDVAASVRAYMHNLNTNHQYQAMRQIREQRRISQESVTGADLAHGLQAYSIRGKAYIEELLSMINSNKLLQYDVNDPG from the coding sequence ATGCTCAATAAGATTGATAAAGTGATGCTGGGAGTTTTGCTGGCATTACCTCTGGTGTCGTTGGGAATTCATTACCAGGATGCGGATGAAGCTGCAGTAGCATCTGAACCTGTGGCGGTTGCCGAGGTAGAAACGTTGTCTGTTTTGGCTATACCGGATTTTGCCAGCATGGTTGATGTCAAAGCCAAAAAACGTGCTTTTTTTGGCTTCTTGTTGCCCATAGTCCAACAAGAGAATGATACGATTTTACAACATCGTCAGAGGATTATTGCGTTATCCTCCCTGTCAGCGCTGACGGAACAAGACCAGTCATGGCTGGCTGATATGGGCAGAAAATACCGGTTACCTGATATTGCAACCTTTGATGCAAGGTTTTTTGCGGCGTTGCTGAGCCGTGTTGATACGATTCCTGCTTCGCTTGCCCTGGCTCAGTCGGCCAATGAAAGCGCGTGGGGGACTTCAAGGTTTGCCCGCCAAGGTAATAACTTCTTTGGTCAGTGGTGTTTTACCCCGGGCTGCGGCATTGTGCCAGCGGCTCGCCCAGCAGGAGAAACCTATGAAGTTCAGATGTTTGAGGATGTTGCGGCTTCGGTCCGTGCTTATATGCACAACCTGAATACCAATCATCAGTACCAGGCGATGCGACAGATTCGTGAGCAGAGGAGAATCAGTCAGGAGTCGGTCACCGGAGCTGATCTGGCCCATGGTTTGCAGGCATATTCCATAAGGGGTAAAGCATATATTGAGGAACTGCTTTCCATGATCAACAGTAATAAACTACTGCAGTATGATGTAAATGATCCAGGTTAG